One genomic segment of Anguilla anguilla isolate fAngAng1 chromosome 2, fAngAng1.pri, whole genome shotgun sequence includes these proteins:
- the cdc37 gene encoding hsp90 co-chaperone Cdc37, with amino-acid sequence MTTIDYSVWDHIEVSDDEDDIHPNIDTPSLFRWRHQARVDRMEQFEKQGADLEKSRAECRRKLADLQKRIKELESAGTDDAKAELSRARDEEKQLKKEERSWEKKIEEHRREEKKMPWNVDTLSKEGFSKSVVNIKPEVKEETEEEKEQKHKTFVEKYEKQIKHFGMLRRWDDSQKYLSDNPHLVCEETANYLVIMCIDLEVEEKHALMEQVAHQTIVMQFILELAKSLKVDPRGCFRQFFAKIKTADQQYQDAFNDELESFKERVRGRAKIRIEKALKEYEEQEKQKRLGPGGLDPVEVYESLPAELQKCFDEKDIQMLQDAISKMDPTEAKIYMQKCIDSGLWVPNSRTEEDAGDKEEEKEEAEKEKEAE; translated from the exons ATGACGACCATAGATTACAGCGTGTGGGACCACATCGAGGTGTCAGACGATGAGGACGACATTCATCCAAATATTGATACCCCCAGCCTTTTCAGATGGAGACATCAG GCCCGCGTGGATCGGATGGAGCAGTTCGAGAAGCAAGGGGCCGATCTGGAGAAGAGTCGGGCGGAGTGTCGGCGTAAGCTGGCGGACTTGCAGAAGCGGATCAAGGAGCTGGAGAGCGCGGGCACGGACGACGCCAAGGCGGAGCTGAGTCGGGCGCGAGACGAGGAGAAGCAGCTGAAGAAGGAGGAGCGCAGCTGGGAGAAGAAGATTGAGGAGCACCGGCGCGAGGAAAAGAAGATGCCCTGGAACGTGGACACACTGAGCAAGGAGGGCTTCAGCAAG AGTGTGGTGAACATTAAGCCGGAGGTGAAAGAGGAGACTGAGGAGGAGAAGGAACAGAAGCACAAGACCTTCGTAGAGAAATACGAGAAACAGATAAAACACTTTG GGATGCTGAGGCGCTGGGACGACAGCCAGAAGTACCTGTCGGACAACCCCCACCTGGTGTGCGAGGAGACCGCCAACTACCTGGTCATCATGTGCATCGacctggaggtggaggag aaaCATGCTTTGATGGAGCAGGTTGCACACCAGACCATAGTCATGCAGTTTATCCTGGAGCTGGCCAAGAGTCTGAAGGTGGACCCCCGAGGCTGCTTCCGCCAGTTCTTCGCCAAGATTaag ACTGCAGACCAGCAGTACCAGGACGCGTTTAATGACGAGCTGGAGTCCTTTAAGGAGCGCGTGCGGGGCCGGGCCAAGATCCGCATAGAGAAGGCCCTGAAGGAGTACGAGGAGCAGGAGAAACAGAAACGCCTGGGGCCAGGGGGCCTGGACCCTGTGGAGGTGTACGAGTCCCTGCCCGCG GAGCTGCAGAAGTGTTTTGATGAGAAGGACATTCAGATGCTGCAGGACGCCATCAGCAAAATGGACCCGACG GAGGCGAAGATATACATGCAGAAGTGCATCGATTCAGGGCTCTGGGTCCCCAACTCGCGGACCGAGGAGGATGCTGGCGacaaggaggaagagaaggaggaggcggagaaggagaaagaggcgGAGTGA